The DNA segment TCTtctagaagaagaagaaataatcagCACACCCCGCTGCCGCAGCTCCCACGGGGAGAGGGGGGATTTCCCTCAAAGGGCAGCAGATCTGCGTCCCGTTCGGGACAAAACTCACAGGAGCAGGGGGCAAACCGGCCGGCTGTCAGCAGCCCGAAGCGCTTTCGGCTTCTTCCCCTCGCCGAGAGGGGTCTCAGCAGGGGAGTAGCGGGGAAGCGGGAACCACCGAGGCAGTGAGGCTGCATATTTACACGTGGTAATcataaataataacaaagaaaaaaaaaatcgatttTCCAAAGGGGATGGTAATTTGCCAAGGTCTTTCCCGCTCCGGCTCCCGCCCCACGGGGAACCCGCGCCCGCTCGGCCACCGAGCTCCCCCCAACTTTACTCCCGGCTGCAGAGGCGCTCGGGGGGAACCGGGGAGGAGGAGAACGCGGAGTAACCTGTGCGTAAACCCCGTGTGCGCGGCGGACACCCAGAGATCGGCCCTACGCGCCCGCCGGGCGGGAACCCCCCCCGCGGGACCGGTGCGGGGAAGGGAAACCCCCGCAGCGCTGCTGGCAACCagccggctccggccccgctctCCCTCCGCCAGCCTTGGAGCCCCGTTCCCCGTCCCAGCACCACCCGcagggatttcccccccccccgggacccgcgCTCGGAGGGGAAGGCGACGTCACGGCGCGCGCCGGCggggccacccccagccccccccccctgcgCCGCCGGTGCTGACCCCGGGGCTGCGTTTGGGGGGAAAACAcggacaccccccctcccccccccgccgcgcccgcagaACAATGGGGGCTGCGGCGCCCCGCGGCCGCGCCAGGGGGCGCCCGAGCGCCCGCACCGGACAATGCGGCCAGGActgtcccccccccctccgcccggcccccccccccgccatcccccgCAACGCCGGGAGCGCGGAGCGGTGCGGGAGGCCCTTCagcagggcccggcccggccgccagccccgcgccccgccggctgcgggcagcggggggaggcgggggacgGGCCGGCCCAGAACCCTGGTCCCCGCCGTGCCGGTACCGGCGGCGCGAAGCGGCCTGCGGAgccggcaggggctggggggggggtgtgtgccgcggtccgcccgccgccccccgcacctACCCGCCAGCCGCAGCGCCGACATCCTCTGGAACTCGGGCTCCTGCAGCCACTTCCACATCCTGCGGAAGGTCTCCCGGCCGGACTTGAGTTTACTCCACGGCTTGGGGTTCCGCAGCAAGTCCGAGAGGGTCCCCTGCGAGCGGCACAGCACCCGCTGGGCGAAGATGGCCTGCGGGATGCTGTAGCGCTTCAGCTCCGCCGTGATCCTTTGTGCCACCTCCTTGGTGTTGATCTCCTCCAGCTGCCCCGGGCCGCCCGCCTGCGAGCCcgacgaggacgaggagggcggccgctcccgcccgcccggcaGCGCGGGCCCGTGGCCGGGGTGCGGGACGCCGTTCAGGTGGGGCAGCATGGCGGGGGGCGTCCCCAGCCCCCGGGAGAGGTGCtgctccccgccccccgccccgccgccgccccccccccgcgccagCATGGCCGCGTGGGCGTCGAAGTTGGGGCCGAGCATCTTGTCGGGGCCCGGCGGCCCGTAGCCGTGGAGGCCCTGCTGCGCGCCGTGGAGGGGGCCCAGCCCGTTGCCCAGCGGCGAGAGGCTCTGccccatgccgggcatctccttGTAGGGCCCGTAGAGGTTGTTGACGGCGGGCAGCCCGCGCTCGTCCCGCATGAGGGCGAAGCCTCCGCCGACGTTGCCCGAGAggcgctggtggtggtggtggtggtggtggtggtgggcgtGCGGGTGGGCGTGCGGGTGGTGGAACTTGTCGGAGACGGTGGAGATGGGCGGCAGGGGCTGGAGCGGCGTCAGGGTGGTGTAGGTGCCGCTCATGCCCATGCCGGGCGGCGAGGACTCGCAGGGGACGCTCATGGCGTGGTGCAGCGGGATGGAGAGCTCGGGCCGGTACTCGGCGGCGCCGTCCAGCAGCGAGGCCATGCCGGGCACCATGGCCGGCCGGGCGCCGGCGGGGCCCAGATCCtggtgcggcggcggcggaggcggcggcggcgggggggggggcacccggagcggcccggcgccgcggccgccgtggtgcgggctggggctgcccatCAGCTCCGGCTCATGGCCGGCCCCCCCGTGCAGGCTGCCCAGCGGCTCCATCGCCATCTCGGGGTTCATGGCGCAGGCACCCGGCTCCCCGGCGAGGCATCGACGGGCGCTGCGGCCGCTCCTCATTcacccatgggggggggggggggcggcggcggggcccggggccgcccgctccgccgggcagcgggggctcagccgggggcgcgcccgccccgcgccatgtcctcgccccgccgccgccgccgccggtctGCGGGCGGCGGGAGCTGTCCAGGGCGCgcccgcggggccgcggggcggggcggggccgcgccggccggccaatggcggcgcggggcggggcggggccgcgccggccggCCAATGGCGgcgcagggcggggcggggcggcggggaccggccGGGCCCTTAAAGGCGCCGCGGGCCTTTGTAGCCGCGCGGGCGCAGCGGAGGGGACCCCCGGCCCTGGGAGCCCGGcgggaggagccggcccgggccccGCAGCTGTTGTGACCCGTTCGTGTCCCGCTTGGCTgccgggcggggggcccggccgcacggtcccgccgcgccccggggagGCCGCGCTGTCGCGGCGGGGCTGCGCGCGGGGTGCGGGCAGAGCCGCgcggtccccgccgcccgcccgctcgtTGCGTTGCAccggggcgcggcgctggtcgCGGTGCCGGTGGCGTTgcaggcggcggggagcgcggctcgGGGAGCACGCACCGCCAAGCCCATGGCGGCCGGTGACAAAAGGACGGAGCGTCCCCGCGCCGGCCTGCCCGCACACCAGGCCCGCGTCCTCCCCCCGCCGCGCACCTCTCCATCGCTCTGCGGGCGACTCGGCCCCCCGGGACCCTCGCGCCTCCAGCCCGGAGGCACCAACCCGCACCACCACAGCGAGCGGCTTTGGGGGCTGGCGCGTTTGCCCTTGCCGAAGCCATCGGCGCGTGATGGCGGGGCCATCGATCCGGCGCCGCGGGCTCCACACCGACCCGGTGCATTGCTGGCAGCCGGCTCGGCTCGGAGCGGTGCCCGTGGGGGCAGGAGCCCCTGTTATGGAGCTGCTCCGGGCAGGCCCTGCGCCTTCCACGGACCCTGCTGCCGGGCACCTGCGTCAGCCGGGCTGGCTCCTGCGCTGAGCTGGAGAGTGCCGTGCGGTGCTGAGCCACGCCATGGCTGATGGCATTGGGCTGTGCCATGCTGAGCCACGCCGTGCCCAATGGTGTTGGGCTGTGCCATGCTGAGCCACGCTGTGCCCAATGGTGTTGGGCTGTGCCATGCTGCGTGGCTGCGCcatgctgtgccacgctgtgcccaATGGTGTTGGGCTGTGCCATGCTGAGCCACGCTGTGCCCAACGGTGTTGGGCTGTGGCGTGCTGCGTGGCTGCGCTGtgccgtgccacgctgtgccCAATAGTGTTGGGCTGTGCCATGCTGCGTGGCTGCGCCGTGCTGAGCCACGCTGTGCCCAATGGTGTTGGGCTGTGCCATGCTGCGTGGCTGCGCCGTGCTGAGCCACGCTGTGCCCAATGGTGTTGGGCTGTGCCATGCTGCGTGGCTGCGCCGtgccgtgccacgctgtgccgGGCAGTGTTGGGCTGTGCCATGCAGGCTGTGTGGGCTGTGCCGTGCCACACCAAGCCATGCCGTGCCCAACAGTGTTGGGCTGCGCCGTGCCGTGCTGAGCCATGCCATGCCCGACAGTGTTGGGCTGtgccgtgccacgctgtgccTGGCTGTCGGGCTGCGCCGcgtcatgctgtgctgtgccatccCGTGCCAGGCCGTGCAGGTGCTCCTGGCAGCGTGGTTCCCTCCGCTACCCCCCCGCTTCCACTTTAATCAGTAACGCAGAGACTTGCGTTTTATGTCGTCCTTATCTCGGGCCCCGATAACCATCGCTGTGTTTGTGAAGGTCCCACCCCCACGGTGTCTTTCCGGTCACAGAGCGGGGGGGAAAGCGGGGAGAAATGTCACCTTCTTGATAGCGAGAGTTCAGCCTGGGCTGGGCACTGGGGAGAAAAATTCTGAGCAGGGCCAAGGGCGAGGGGTGTGCGGGGAGGtgtggcagggggctgcggggagccatgggcagggtgggcagtgcGGGGTGGGCAGCGTGCCGAGCCAGCCCGCCCGGGCccgggtgcaggcagggatgggtgCTGGGCATCCCTCTGCATCGGGACAGGCAAAAATACCGTGGGGCTTGCACAGAAATGCAGCTGGTGACTGAAAACAGCTGAGCTCAGTCCAGAAATGGCTGTATTTTATATTCGTCCAAGGTAAGCAGGCCCCTCTCCAGGGCACTCAGAGTCTCCTGCAAACAGGTTGCGTGTGATAGCACCCAGTTTTCCTACAGGTTTCCCCTATGCATCCCAAAGGCTGACGGCCCGTTTCTCTCCACGCTGCCATCCCTGTGCGCCTCTGGAGCTCAGGTCTCTTCCAAGCTGCTCTTCAGTTCCAGCCAGGTGGGTATAAAATGAAGCTCCCCCTAGCCCGGCTACCCCTGCCCGTCGCCAGCCTGTggtgggaaaggagaaaggaagggagaagaaaaagaaagccctgCCGTGAGGTGCCTTTGTTCAGGGCAAGTTATGCGTGAAATCTTTTTGTCCTTCCTAAAGGAAGGCAAAAGTTGGGTTGATCCGGGGGGAAGAGAGGCAAGTGCAGCCCTCCGGAGGCGGAGgtgccggggcgggcaggcgggaggggagagggtggGCAGACCCCCCTGGCAGCCGGGTGCCGGCTGGCAtcctctgcctccttccccttcccagaGGAGCGGAGGTTGGAAGGTGCCCCTGGCCACCCGGCAcgccagcccctgcccaagcCGTGCCTCGTGATGTGAGCTGCGGTGGGATGTGCCTTTTTAGGGACTGAACTAAGTCCCTTCCCGCCGTTCCTGGGAGCTACCAGTGCTCTCCTACAGAGTGGGAACGGTTACTCAAACAATCAGATTAATCACGCTTTGAATTTTAGCTCCACACGTTTGCAAAGATCTTCTGACACGTTTCGTAACTTCAACGAACTACAGCTTTTTGGTTGCACAAGAAATGAACTGCACTGTTTAACTTCACTGTGCGTTGATCCCCTTTTCTTCCCAAAAGGCATCTGCGTCCGGCTCTCCCGGTGGGCACGTGGACCCCTGTTTGCTGGCGGGGTGGTGCTTGGCTCTCGTGGGGTCTGTGCCGGCGGGCGTGGGATTGGAACTTCCATAGCCCAGCAGGAACCCTGAGATTTGTGGATGGCCTGGTGGCTTATTGCAATCGCAGGTGAACACGGATCGCTTGGTGGCGGGGACCGTCGCTCCCAGCTTTCTGAGCCgaagcctcccccagccccaaggTGGGGATGACGGAACCGAGCTGGTTTGCTGAGCATCAGGAGTCGGACTGGGCAGCTGCTCCCTGTGCGAACTGGTTGCTGTTACTGGGACTGTTCGCTGCAGGGTGCATTTTGCCTGTCTTTGGGTTACTTCATTTGCTTCAAAGTgctgcagagttttctctcctaaaaatgaagaaatggagGCTCCTGCGGCCGTGTGCCcacccggggggctgcaggctggctgcaggacGGGGCGCGTTCCCAGGGCTCGGCCGCACCAGTCGTCTCGCTCCATTACGCTCTCTTTAAATTAATGTGGGAAAGGTGGgaaattgattattttttctgacaAAATGATGTTTTCAAGATTCAGGAGAGAAGGCCTGGCTTTGGCCTTTTCTTTCCAACCTGCGCCTGCCCCTTGCGCTCCGTCGTTGTGTTGGATTGCCCGCGGCAGTGTCGAACGCTGACCCTCGCCAAATTGATGTCCAAACCTTCTCGGTGGTCAACTCACAACCCTACCAATACCAGCGCGCGGCGCGGTTGTGACCGACGCGGCGGGTACGTCGTGCCGCGACGCTGCTCGCGTGCCGCGGCGCCCACCCTCCGGGTGCTGCGTCGTCGTGGCGGGGGCTGCGAAGCCTGCTTCGGCGTCCTCCACCGGGCTCCCCGAGGCCCCTGTGCCTGCCAGACCTGTCCCCCGGTGCGATGGAGGGTGCTCGGGTGTCGTGTGGTACACCGGCAAACCGAACCCCTGCCGACAGCAGGcgcgggcagggctggtgggagccgagccggggcggccggtggctgctcccagcctggcGGGCTTTGGCTGCtcggggtggtggtggagtccccatccctggaggggttcaaaacctgtgtagatgtggcacttcaggacgtggttcagcagccatgggggtgttggggtgatggttggacttggtgatcttggaggtcttttccatcctcaatgattctgtgatttggtgattCGGTGAAGCGGCGTTCCCGGCCGGCACAGCTGCCTTTGCCAGAGGTTTTCCCTCTGCCTCCGCTcttgagggagggaggagggaggtttCTTTCTTAGCTTGCCTCCTGCTCCCTTCCCGCCGCCTGGACTTCGCGAGACGCTGCAGGTGCCCTCGCTGCCCCTTCCCCTGGGCCAAGCAGCCGTGCAGTGCCCGAGGGGCCGGTGGGATGGGACGGACCCGGGGGCTGACCTGGCCTGGCTGGGTTCACCCCAGGCTTTCTTGCTCAgcatccctcttttttttctggctctgagggtgacggagccctggcccaggctgcccagggaggctgtggagtctccttctctggagatattccagccccgcctggccgcggtgctgtgcagccggctctgggtgaccctgcttgggcagggggttgggctggatgacccacagaggtccctgccaaccccgaccatgctgggattctgtgattctgaggccCCCCTGGCTGTCTGAGTTTCAATTCCTCTCCGCTTTTGTTCACCAGGGGTTCGACTCCGCCGtttcccccagcacccacccgcaCCTCTGAGCGTGGGGATGAGAAGGGCTGCAACGCCGGCTGGCTGACCCCGAGCGCCCGCGGAAGGGCACGTCCAGGGGTGCATCACCCGCGCCCACAGCCCGCACGCCCCGCTCACGCTGGGGTGGGCCGTGGCACAGGCACGGGGCGGCTGCCCCTTCGAGCAGCGAGCGCAAACCGACTGGCGACAGCACACAGAATTTTAACctgcttttaaacaaatattgCAAGTGTTTTCTTTCGGTGTTTTGAAATTGCTCTCGCAAGTCCTTTCCTCTCTGCGGAGGGCAGAGGGGCtggctccggccccccgtgacgGCAGCGCGGCGGGACGTGGGTCCAGAGGGGACTTCATCCTACATTGGCCCCGGGTGTATCTGCTACCCGGGGACTACGCTTTGCTCACGGGAAGCAGAACCAACCTTCCTGGTGATTTTTCTCCTCCCAGGCAGGATTTCACTTACGTAGTAGTTAAAGGCAAGTCGGACAATACGGGATTTTCCCCCTGGGTTTGCCAGGGGGCAGTTTAGAGGGCAGAACAGGCCTCAGAAAGCTGAATCCAGCTTTACCAGCGTGAACTGATAAACAGGAAAAAGGGCTCGGGGGCTGCCCAGGGGAAGCGAGACCCCGGCTGGGCTGCttgcccccgccgccggcacccTCCAGCCCCGGCACCGAGGGGCAGAGGCTCTGGGGAGCCTTCCTTGGATTTATCAGTGGGAAGATGGAGCAAAGGGTTTTTCCTCCCCCATCAGTACGCTAGAAGTCGGGTTATGGGGCAATGAATCCCAGCCCGAGAAGGCTGCTCTTGCCAGGGGTTCCCCGAGCGGCCGCCAGCCCCGTTGCCCCTTGGGAATCCCtgcccagcagaagcagcagccccaTTGGGGATGGGGGTCGCAGCCCCCGAGGCACAGGATGGGGAAGCTggaggtgctggggaggaggggggctgcttgctcgggggtctctgctctgcccctctcGTGGGACAGCCCCGGCTCGGTGCGCCCCGGCTGCAAGAGGGGTGTCGGGGCCGTCCCGGCGTGGCTGATGGCACACTTGGCTGGCGAAGACCGTGGTTAACGATTAAAACCGGACCCAGTTTGCAATATTTGTCTTGGGAGCAGGAGGGCCCCGGCTTGTTTGGTTTGTGGGAAGTGTTGGGAAACGGCGACGCCGGCGTGGAGAGacccggcag comes from the Opisthocomus hoazin isolate bOpiHoa1 chromosome W, bOpiHoa1.hap1, whole genome shotgun sequence genome and includes:
- the LOC142365444 gene encoding one cut domain family member 2-like isoform X2, which codes for MRSGRSARRCLAGEPGACAMNPEMAMEPLGSLHGGAGHEPELMGSPSPHHGGRGAGPLRVPPPPPPPPPPPPHQDLGPAGARPAMVPGMASLLDGAAEYRPELSIPLHHAMSVPCESSPPGMGMSGTYTTLTPLQPLPPISTVSDKFHHPHAHPHAHHHHHHHHHQRLSGNVGGGFALMRDERGLPAVNNLYGPYKEMPGMGQSLSPLGNGLGPLHGAQQGLHGYGPPGPDKMLGPNFDAHAAMLARGGGGGGAGGGEQHLSRGLGTPPAMLPHLNGVPHPGHGPALPGGRERPPSSSSSGSQAGGPGQLEEINTKEVAQRITAELKRYSIPQAIFAQRVLCRSQGTLSDLLRNPKPWSKLKSGRETFRRMWKWLQEPEFQRMSALRLAASLPRWFPLPRYSPAETPLGEGKKPKALRAADSRPVCPLLL
- the LOC142365444 gene encoding one cut domain family member 2-like isoform X1: MRSGRSARRCLAGEPGACAMNPEMAMEPLGSLHGGAGHEPELMGSPSPHHGGRGAGPLRVPPPPPPPPPPPPHQDLGPAGARPAMVPGMASLLDGAAEYRPELSIPLHHAMSVPCESSPPGMGMSGTYTTLTPLQPLPPISTVSDKFHHPHAHPHAHHHHHHHHHQRLSGNVGGGFALMRDERGLPAVNNLYGPYKEMPGMGQSLSPLGNGLGPLHGAQQGLHGYGPPGPDKMLGPNFDAHAAMLARGGGGGGAGGGEQHLSRGLGTPPAMLPHLNGVPHPGHGPALPGGRERPPSSSSSGSQAGGPGQLEEINTKEVAQRITAELKRYSIPQAIFAQRVLCRSQGTLSDLLRNPKPWSKLKSGRETFRRMWKWLQEPEFQRMSALRLAACKRKEQEPNKERSSSQKKSRLVFTDLQRRTLFAIFKENKRPSKEMQITISQQLGLELTTVSNFFMNARRRSLEKWQDDLSSGGSSSAPSTCTKA
- the LOC142365444 gene encoding one cut domain family member 2-like isoform X3 produces the protein MRSGRSARRCLAGEPGACAMNPEMAMEPLGSLHGGAGHEPELMGSPSPHHGGRGAGPLRVPPPPPPPPPPPPHQDLGPAGARPAMVPGMASLLDGAAEYRPELSIPLHHAMSVPCESSPPGMGMSGTYTTLTPLQPLPPISTVSDKFHHPHAHPHAHHHHHHHHHQRLSGNVGGGFALMRDERGLPAVNNLYGPYKEMPGMGQSLSPLGNGLGPLHGAQQGLHGYGPPGPDKMLGPNFDAHAAMLARGGGGGGAGGGEQHLSRGLGTPPAMLPHLNGVPHPGHGPALPGGRERPPSSSSSGSQAGGPGQLEEINTKEVAQRITAELKRYSIPQAIFAQRVLCRSQGTLSDLLRNPKPWSKLKSGRETFRRMWKWLQEPEFQRMSALRLAGRQ
- the LOC142365444 gene encoding one cut domain family member 2-like isoform X4, giving the protein MRSGRSARRCLAGEPGACAMNPEMAMEPLGSLHGGAGHEPELMGSPSPHHGGRGAGPLRVPPPPPPPPPPPPHQDLGPAGARPAMVPGMASLLDGAAEYRPELSIPLHHAMSVPCESSPPGMGMSGTYTTLTPLQPLPPISTVSDKFHHPHAHPHAHHHHHHHHHQRLSGNVGGGFALMRDERGLPAVNNLYGPYKEMPGMGQSLSPLGNGLGPLHGAQQGLHGYGPPGPDKMLGPNFDAHAAMLARGGGGGGAGGGEQHLSRGLGTPPAMLPHLNGVPHPGHGPALPGGRERPPSSSSSGSQAGGPGQLEEINTKEVAQRITAELKRYSIPQAIFAQRVLCRSQGTLSDLLRNPKPWSKLKSGRETFRRMWKWLQEPEFQRMSALRLAAS